Proteins from one Scyliorhinus canicula chromosome 6, sScyCan1.1, whole genome shotgun sequence genomic window:
- the dpy30 gene encoding protein dpy-30 homolog isoform X2, giving the protein MAEEPGDTLAEPNLEGQMQRIVENEKLNAEKTSKQKVDLQSLPTRAYLDQTVVPILLQGLSVLAKERPPNPIEFLAAYLLKNKSQFEERN; this is encoded by the exons ATGGCGGAAG AGCCTGGCGATACACTTGCAGAACCAAACCTGGAAGGACAGATGCAG AGgatagttgaaaatgaaaaactgAATGCGGAGAAAACATCTAAACAGAAAGTGGATCTGCAGTCCCTTCCAACCCGGGCGTATCTGGATCAAACGGTGGTACCTATTCTTTTGCAAGGCCTTTCAGTTCTGGCAAAAGAAAG ACCTCCCAATCCTATTGAATTCTTGGCCGCTTACCTTCTGAAGAACAAGTCACAGTTTGAAGAGAGAAATTAG
- the dpy30 gene encoding protein dpy-30 homolog isoform X1, which yields MAEEPGDTLAEPNLEGQMQISENPHAEYGLSENVQRIVENEKLNAEKTSKQKVDLQSLPTRAYLDQTVVPILLQGLSVLAKERPPNPIEFLAAYLLKNKSQFEERN from the exons ATGGCGGAAG AGCCTGGCGATACACTTGCAGAACCAAACCTGGAAGGACAGATGCAG ATATCAGAAAATCCTCATGCGGAATATGGTCTCTCTGAGAACGTGCAG AGgatagttgaaaatgaaaaactgAATGCGGAGAAAACATCTAAACAGAAAGTGGATCTGCAGTCCCTTCCAACCCGGGCGTATCTGGATCAAACGGTGGTACCTATTCTTTTGCAAGGCCTTTCAGTTCTGGCAAAAGAAAG ACCTCCCAATCCTATTGAATTCTTGGCCGCTTACCTTCTGAAGAACAAGTCACAGTTTGAAGAGAGAAATTAG